The following coding sequences lie in one Chlorocebus sabaeus isolate Y175 chromosome 29, mChlSab1.0.hap1, whole genome shotgun sequence genomic window:
- the PRC1 gene encoding protein regulator of cytokinesis 1 isoform X4 has product MMIAEEESLKERLIKSISVCQKELSTLCSELRVEPFQEEGETTILQLEKDLRTQVELMRKQKKERKQELKLLQEQDQELCEILCMPHYDIDSASVPSLEELNQFRQHVTTLRETKASRREEFVSIKRQIILCMEELDHTPDTSFERDVVCEDEDAFCLSLENIATLQKLLRQLEMRKSQNEAVCEGLRAQIRELWDRLQIPEEEREAVATVMSGSKAKVRKALQLEVDRLEELKMQNMKKVIEAIRVELVQYWDQCFYSQEQRQAFAPFYAEDYTENLLQLHDAEIVQLKNYYEVHKELFEGVQKWEETWRLFLEFERKASDPNRFTNRGGNLLKEEKQRAKLQKMLPKLEEELKARIELWEQEHSKAFVVNGQKFMEYVAEQWEMHRLEKERAKQERQLKNKKQTETEMLYGSAPRTPSKRRGLAPNTPGKARKLNTTTMSNATANSSIRPIFGGTIYHSPVSRLPPSGSKPVAASTCSGKKTPRTGRHGANKENLELNGSILSGGYPGSAPLQRNFSINSVASTYSEFAKDPSLSDSSTVGLQDSLPPDENVCVSEVEMACPTAKEVTGRLGTALLNCVQFCYTVQCPLLGVCMYEHTCLLECFPQRFSLAPISPFLCLLCLSSSTPAVASCIGSLSVCSNGLGCLCRGDLELCTCHYWGVVPALASTMRCPLYLPSQSLLFLKHYYLFFLCLPAAVLLST; this is encoded by the exons ATGATGATTGCTGAAGAGGAAAGCCTGAAGGAAAGACTCATCAAAAGCATATCCGTCTGTCAAAAAGAGCTGAGCACGCTGTGCAGCGAGTTACGTGTTGAGCCATTTCAG GAAGAAGGAGAGACAACCATCTTGCAACTAGAAAAAGATTTGCGCACCCAGGTGGAATTGATGcgaaaacagaaaaaggagagaaaacaggaacTGAAGCTACTTCAAGAGCAAGATCAAGAACTGTGTGAAATTCTTTGTATGCCCCACTACGATATTGACAGTGCCTCAGTGCCCAGCTTAGAGGAGCTGAACCAGTTCAGGCAACATGTGACAACTTTGAGGGAAACAAAG GCTTCTAGGCGTGAGGAGTTTGTCAGTATAAAGAGACAGATCATACTGTGTATGGAAGAATTAGACCACACCCCAGACACAAGCTTTGAAAGAGATGTGGTGTGTGAAGACGAAGATGCCTTTTGTTTGTCTTTGGAGAATATTGCAACACTACAAAAGTTGCTACGGCAG CTGGAAATGCGGAAATCACAAAATGAAGCAGTGTGTGAGGGGCTGCGTGCTCAAATCCGAGAGCTCTGGGACAGGTTGCAAATAcctgaagaagaaagagaagctgTGGCCACCGTTATGTCTGGGTCAAAGGCCAAGGTCCGGAAAGCG ctGCAATTAGAAGTGGATCGGTTGGAAgaactgaaaatgcaaaacatGAAGAAAGTGATTGAGGCAATTCGAGTGGAGCTGGTTCAGTACTGGGACCAGTGCTTTTATAGCCAGGAGCAGAGACAAGCTTTTGCCCCTTTCTATGCTG AGGACTACACAGAAAATCTGCTCCAGCTCCACGATGCTGAGATTGTGCAGTTAAAAAACTACTATGAAGTTCACAAGGAACTCTTCGAAGGTGTCCAGAAGTGGGAAGAAACCTGGAGGCTTTTCTTAGAGTTTGAG AGGAAAGCTTCAGATCCAAATCGATTTACAAACCGAGGAGGAAAtcttctaaaagaagaaaaacaacgaGCCAAGCTCCAGAAAATGCTGCCTAAG CTGGAAGAAGAGTTGAAGGCACGAATTGAACTGTGGGAACAGGAACATTCAAAGGCATTTGTGGTGAATGGGCAGAAATTCATGGAGTATGTGGCAGAACAATGGGAGATGCATCGATTGGAGAAAGAGAGAGCCAAGCAGGAAAGA CAACTcaagaacaaaaaacagacagagacagagatgctCTATGGCAGTGCTCCTCGAACACCGAGCAAGCGGCGAGGACTGGCTCCCAACACACCAGGCAAAGCACGTAAG CTGAACACTACCACCATGTCCAATGCTACAGCCAATAGTAGCATTCGGCCTATCTTTGGAGGGACAATCTACCACTCCCCTGTGTCTCGACTTCCTCCTTCTGGCAGCAAG CCAGTTGCTGCTTCCACCTGTTCAGGGAAGAAAACACCCCGTACTGGCAGGCATGGAGCCAACAAGGAGAACCTGGAGCTCAACGGCAGCATCCTGAGTGGTGGGTACCCTGGCTCGGCCCCCCTCCAGCGCAACTTCAGCATTAATTCTGTTGCCAGCACCTATTCTGAGTTTGCG AAGGATCCGTCCCTCTCTGACAGTTCCACTGTTGGGCTTCAG GACAGCCTTCCTCCTGATGAGAATGTCTGTGTGTCTGAAGTTGAGATGGCCTGCCCTACTGCCAAAGAGGTGACAGGAAGGCTGGGAACTGCTTTGTTAAATTGTGTTCAGTTCTGTTACACAGTGCAATGCCCTTTGTTGGGGGTATGCATGTATGAACACACATGCTTGTTGGAATGCTTTCCTCAGCGTTTCTCCCTGGCTCCCATCTCCCCATTCCTGTGCCTACTTTGCCTGAGTTCTTCTACCCCTGCAGTTGCCAGCTGCATTGGAAGTCTGTCTGTTTGTTCCAATGGGTTGGGCTGTCTTTGTCGTGGAGATCTGGAACTTTGCACATGTCACTACTGGGGAGTTGTTCCTGCTCTAGCATCCACGATGAGATGCCCTCTTTACCTACCCTCTCAATCACTACTCTTCTTGAAGCACTATTATTTATTCTTCCTCTGTCTGCCTGCAGCAGTACTACTGTCAACTTAG
- the PRC1 gene encoding protein regulator of cytokinesis 1 isoform X1 → MRRSEVLAEESIVCLQKALNHLREIWELIGIPEDQRLQRTEVVKKHIKELLDMMIAEEESLKERLIKSISVCQKELSTLCSELRVEPFQEEGETTILQLEKDLRTQVELMRKQKKERKQELKLLQEQDQELCEILCMPHYDIDSASVPSLEELNQFRQHVTTLRETKASRREEFVSIKRQIILCMEELDHTPDTSFERDVVCEDEDAFCLSLENIATLQKLLRQLEMRKSQNEAVCEGLRAQIRELWDRLQIPEEEREAVATVMSGSKAKVRKALQLEVDRLEELKMQNMKKVIEAIRVELVQYWDQCFYSQEQRQAFAPFYAEDYTENLLQLHDAEIVQLKNYYEVHKELFEGVQKWEETWRLFLEFERKASDPNRFTNRGGNLLKEEKQRAKLQKMLPKLEEELKARIELWEQEHSKAFVVNGQKFMEYVAEQWEMHRLEKERAKQERQLKNKKQTETEMLYGSAPRTPSKRRGLAPNTPGKARKLNTTTMSNATANSSIRPIFGGTIYHSPVSRLPPSGSKPVAASTCSGKKTPRTGRHGANKENLELNGSILSGGYPGSAPLQRNFSINSVASTYSEFAKDPSLSDSSTVGLQDSLPPDENVCVSEVEMACPTAKEVTGRLGTALLNCVQFCYTVQCPLLGVCMYEHTCLLECFPQRFSLAPISPFLCLLCLSSSTPAVASCIGSLSVCSNGLGCLCRGDLELCTCHYWGVVPALASTMRCPLYLPSQSLLFLKHYYLFFLCLPAAVLLST, encoded by the exons ATGAGGAGAAG TGAGGTGCTGGCGGAGGAGTCCATAGTATGTCTGCAGAAAGCCCTAAATCACCTTCGGGAAATATGGGAGCTAATTGGGATTCCAGAGGACCAGCGGTTACAAAGAACTGAGGTGGTAAAGAAGCATATCAAG GAACTCCTGGATATGATGATTGCTGAAGAGGAAAGCCTGAAGGAAAGACTCATCAAAAGCATATCCGTCTGTCAAAAAGAGCTGAGCACGCTGTGCAGCGAGTTACGTGTTGAGCCATTTCAG GAAGAAGGAGAGACAACCATCTTGCAACTAGAAAAAGATTTGCGCACCCAGGTGGAATTGATGcgaaaacagaaaaaggagagaaaacaggaacTGAAGCTACTTCAAGAGCAAGATCAAGAACTGTGTGAAATTCTTTGTATGCCCCACTACGATATTGACAGTGCCTCAGTGCCCAGCTTAGAGGAGCTGAACCAGTTCAGGCAACATGTGACAACTTTGAGGGAAACAAAG GCTTCTAGGCGTGAGGAGTTTGTCAGTATAAAGAGACAGATCATACTGTGTATGGAAGAATTAGACCACACCCCAGACACAAGCTTTGAAAGAGATGTGGTGTGTGAAGACGAAGATGCCTTTTGTTTGTCTTTGGAGAATATTGCAACACTACAAAAGTTGCTACGGCAG CTGGAAATGCGGAAATCACAAAATGAAGCAGTGTGTGAGGGGCTGCGTGCTCAAATCCGAGAGCTCTGGGACAGGTTGCAAATAcctgaagaagaaagagaagctgTGGCCACCGTTATGTCTGGGTCAAAGGCCAAGGTCCGGAAAGCG ctGCAATTAGAAGTGGATCGGTTGGAAgaactgaaaatgcaaaacatGAAGAAAGTGATTGAGGCAATTCGAGTGGAGCTGGTTCAGTACTGGGACCAGTGCTTTTATAGCCAGGAGCAGAGACAAGCTTTTGCCCCTTTCTATGCTG AGGACTACACAGAAAATCTGCTCCAGCTCCACGATGCTGAGATTGTGCAGTTAAAAAACTACTATGAAGTTCACAAGGAACTCTTCGAAGGTGTCCAGAAGTGGGAAGAAACCTGGAGGCTTTTCTTAGAGTTTGAG AGGAAAGCTTCAGATCCAAATCGATTTACAAACCGAGGAGGAAAtcttctaaaagaagaaaaacaacgaGCCAAGCTCCAGAAAATGCTGCCTAAG CTGGAAGAAGAGTTGAAGGCACGAATTGAACTGTGGGAACAGGAACATTCAAAGGCATTTGTGGTGAATGGGCAGAAATTCATGGAGTATGTGGCAGAACAATGGGAGATGCATCGATTGGAGAAAGAGAGAGCCAAGCAGGAAAGA CAACTcaagaacaaaaaacagacagagacagagatgctCTATGGCAGTGCTCCTCGAACACCGAGCAAGCGGCGAGGACTGGCTCCCAACACACCAGGCAAAGCACGTAAG CTGAACACTACCACCATGTCCAATGCTACAGCCAATAGTAGCATTCGGCCTATCTTTGGAGGGACAATCTACCACTCCCCTGTGTCTCGACTTCCTCCTTCTGGCAGCAAG CCAGTTGCTGCTTCCACCTGTTCAGGGAAGAAAACACCCCGTACTGGCAGGCATGGAGCCAACAAGGAGAACCTGGAGCTCAACGGCAGCATCCTGAGTGGTGGGTACCCTGGCTCGGCCCCCCTCCAGCGCAACTTCAGCATTAATTCTGTTGCCAGCACCTATTCTGAGTTTGCG AAGGATCCGTCCCTCTCTGACAGTTCCACTGTTGGGCTTCAG GACAGCCTTCCTCCTGATGAGAATGTCTGTGTGTCTGAAGTTGAGATGGCCTGCCCTACTGCCAAAGAGGTGACAGGAAGGCTGGGAACTGCTTTGTTAAATTGTGTTCAGTTCTGTTACACAGTGCAATGCCCTTTGTTGGGGGTATGCATGTATGAACACACATGCTTGTTGGAATGCTTTCCTCAGCGTTTCTCCCTGGCTCCCATCTCCCCATTCCTGTGCCTACTTTGCCTGAGTTCTTCTACCCCTGCAGTTGCCAGCTGCATTGGAAGTCTGTCTGTTTGTTCCAATGGGTTGGGCTGTCTTTGTCGTGGAGATCTGGAACTTTGCACATGTCACTACTGGGGAGTTGTTCCTGCTCTAGCATCCACGATGAGATGCCCTCTTTACCTACCCTCTCAATCACTACTCTTCTTGAAGCACTATTATTTATTCTTCCTCTGTCTGCCTGCAGCAGTACTACTGTCAACTTAG
- the PRC1 gene encoding protein regulator of cytokinesis 1 isoform X2, producing MRRSEVLAEESIVCLQKALNHLREIWELIGIPEDQRLQRTEVVKKHIKELLDMMIAEEESLKERLIKSISVCQKELSTLCSELRVEPFQEEGETTILQLEKDLRTQVELMRKQKKERKQELKLLQEQDQELCEILCMPHYDIDSASVPSLEELNQFRQHVTTLRETKASRREEFVSIKRQIILCMEELDHTPDTSFERDVVCEDEDAFCLSLENIATLQKLLRQLEMRKSQNEAVCEGLRAQIRELWDRLQIPEEEREAVATVMSGSKAKVRKALQLEVDRLEELKMQNMKKVIEAIRVELVQYWDQCFYSQEQRQAFAPFYAEDYTENLLQLHDAEIVQLKNYYEVHKELFEGVQKWEETWRLFLEFERKASDPNRFTNRGGNLLKEEKQRAKLQKMLPKLEEELKARIELWEQEHSKAFVVNGQKFMEYVAEQWEMHRLEKERAKQERQLKNKKQTETEMLYGSAPRTPSKRRGLAPNTPGKARKLNTTTMSNATANSSIRPIFGGTIYHSPVSRLPPSGSKPVAASTCSGKKTPRTGRHGANKENLELNGSILSGGYPGSAPLQRNFSINSVASTYSEFADPSLSDSSTVGLQDSLPPDENVCVSEVEMACPTAKEVTGRLGTALLNCVQFCYTVQCPLLGVCMYEHTCLLECFPQRFSLAPISPFLCLLCLSSSTPAVASCIGSLSVCSNGLGCLCRGDLELCTCHYWGVVPALASTMRCPLYLPSQSLLFLKHYYLFFLCLPAAVLLST from the exons ATGAGGAGAAG TGAGGTGCTGGCGGAGGAGTCCATAGTATGTCTGCAGAAAGCCCTAAATCACCTTCGGGAAATATGGGAGCTAATTGGGATTCCAGAGGACCAGCGGTTACAAAGAACTGAGGTGGTAAAGAAGCATATCAAG GAACTCCTGGATATGATGATTGCTGAAGAGGAAAGCCTGAAGGAAAGACTCATCAAAAGCATATCCGTCTGTCAAAAAGAGCTGAGCACGCTGTGCAGCGAGTTACGTGTTGAGCCATTTCAG GAAGAAGGAGAGACAACCATCTTGCAACTAGAAAAAGATTTGCGCACCCAGGTGGAATTGATGcgaaaacagaaaaaggagagaaaacaggaacTGAAGCTACTTCAAGAGCAAGATCAAGAACTGTGTGAAATTCTTTGTATGCCCCACTACGATATTGACAGTGCCTCAGTGCCCAGCTTAGAGGAGCTGAACCAGTTCAGGCAACATGTGACAACTTTGAGGGAAACAAAG GCTTCTAGGCGTGAGGAGTTTGTCAGTATAAAGAGACAGATCATACTGTGTATGGAAGAATTAGACCACACCCCAGACACAAGCTTTGAAAGAGATGTGGTGTGTGAAGACGAAGATGCCTTTTGTTTGTCTTTGGAGAATATTGCAACACTACAAAAGTTGCTACGGCAG CTGGAAATGCGGAAATCACAAAATGAAGCAGTGTGTGAGGGGCTGCGTGCTCAAATCCGAGAGCTCTGGGACAGGTTGCAAATAcctgaagaagaaagagaagctgTGGCCACCGTTATGTCTGGGTCAAAGGCCAAGGTCCGGAAAGCG ctGCAATTAGAAGTGGATCGGTTGGAAgaactgaaaatgcaaaacatGAAGAAAGTGATTGAGGCAATTCGAGTGGAGCTGGTTCAGTACTGGGACCAGTGCTTTTATAGCCAGGAGCAGAGACAAGCTTTTGCCCCTTTCTATGCTG AGGACTACACAGAAAATCTGCTCCAGCTCCACGATGCTGAGATTGTGCAGTTAAAAAACTACTATGAAGTTCACAAGGAACTCTTCGAAGGTGTCCAGAAGTGGGAAGAAACCTGGAGGCTTTTCTTAGAGTTTGAG AGGAAAGCTTCAGATCCAAATCGATTTACAAACCGAGGAGGAAAtcttctaaaagaagaaaaacaacgaGCCAAGCTCCAGAAAATGCTGCCTAAG CTGGAAGAAGAGTTGAAGGCACGAATTGAACTGTGGGAACAGGAACATTCAAAGGCATTTGTGGTGAATGGGCAGAAATTCATGGAGTATGTGGCAGAACAATGGGAGATGCATCGATTGGAGAAAGAGAGAGCCAAGCAGGAAAGA CAACTcaagaacaaaaaacagacagagacagagatgctCTATGGCAGTGCTCCTCGAACACCGAGCAAGCGGCGAGGACTGGCTCCCAACACACCAGGCAAAGCACGTAAG CTGAACACTACCACCATGTCCAATGCTACAGCCAATAGTAGCATTCGGCCTATCTTTGGAGGGACAATCTACCACTCCCCTGTGTCTCGACTTCCTCCTTCTGGCAGCAAG CCAGTTGCTGCTTCCACCTGTTCAGGGAAGAAAACACCCCGTACTGGCAGGCATGGAGCCAACAAGGAGAACCTGGAGCTCAACGGCAGCATCCTGAGTGGTGGGTACCCTGGCTCGGCCCCCCTCCAGCGCAACTTCAGCATTAATTCTGTTGCCAGCACCTATTCTGAGTTTGCG GATCCGTCCCTCTCTGACAGTTCCACTGTTGGGCTTCAG GACAGCCTTCCTCCTGATGAGAATGTCTGTGTGTCTGAAGTTGAGATGGCCTGCCCTACTGCCAAAGAGGTGACAGGAAGGCTGGGAACTGCTTTGTTAAATTGTGTTCAGTTCTGTTACACAGTGCAATGCCCTTTGTTGGGGGTATGCATGTATGAACACACATGCTTGTTGGAATGCTTTCCTCAGCGTTTCTCCCTGGCTCCCATCTCCCCATTCCTGTGCCTACTTTGCCTGAGTTCTTCTACCCCTGCAGTTGCCAGCTGCATTGGAAGTCTGTCTGTTTGTTCCAATGGGTTGGGCTGTCTTTGTCGTGGAGATCTGGAACTTTGCACATGTCACTACTGGGGAGTTGTTCCTGCTCTAGCATCCACGATGAGATGCCCTCTTTACCTACCCTCTCAATCACTACTCTTCTTGAAGCACTATTATTTATTCTTCCTCTGTCTGCCTGCAGCAGTACTACTGTCAACTTAG
- the PRC1 gene encoding protein regulator of cytokinesis 1 isoform X3, giving the protein MRRSEVLAEESIVCLQKALNHLREIWELIGIPEDQRLQRTEVVKKHIKELLDMMIAEEESLKERLIKSISVCQKELSTLCSELRVEPFQEEGETTILQLEKDLRTQVELMRKQKKERKQELKLLQEQDQELCEILCMPHYDIDSASVPSLEELNQFRQHVTTLRETKASRREEFVSIKRQIILCMEELDHTPDTSFERDVVCEDEDAFCLSLENIATLQKLLRQLEMRKSQNEAVCEGLRAQIRELWDRLQIPEEEREAVATVMSGSKAKVRKALQLEVDRLEELKMQNMKKVIEAIRVELVQYWDQCFYSQEQRQAFAPFYAEDYTENLLQLHDAEIVQLKNYYEVHKELFEGVQKWEETWRLFLEFERKASDPNRFTNRGGNLLKEEKQRAKLQKMLPKLEEELKARIELWEQEHSKAFVVNGQKFMEYVAEQWEMHRLEKERAKQERQLKNKKQTETEMLYGSAPRTPSKRRGLAPNTPGKARKLNTTTMSNATANSSIRPIFGGTIYHSPVSRLPPSGSKPVAASTCSGKKTPRTGRHGANKENLELNGSILSGGYPGSAPLQRNFSINSVASTYSEFADSLPPDENVCVSEVEMACPTAKEVTGRLGTALLNCVQFCYTVQCPLLGVCMYEHTCLLECFPQRFSLAPISPFLCLLCLSSSTPAVASCIGSLSVCSNGLGCLCRGDLELCTCHYWGVVPALASTMRCPLYLPSQSLLFLKHYYLFFLCLPAAVLLST; this is encoded by the exons ATGAGGAGAAG TGAGGTGCTGGCGGAGGAGTCCATAGTATGTCTGCAGAAAGCCCTAAATCACCTTCGGGAAATATGGGAGCTAATTGGGATTCCAGAGGACCAGCGGTTACAAAGAACTGAGGTGGTAAAGAAGCATATCAAG GAACTCCTGGATATGATGATTGCTGAAGAGGAAAGCCTGAAGGAAAGACTCATCAAAAGCATATCCGTCTGTCAAAAAGAGCTGAGCACGCTGTGCAGCGAGTTACGTGTTGAGCCATTTCAG GAAGAAGGAGAGACAACCATCTTGCAACTAGAAAAAGATTTGCGCACCCAGGTGGAATTGATGcgaaaacagaaaaaggagagaaaacaggaacTGAAGCTACTTCAAGAGCAAGATCAAGAACTGTGTGAAATTCTTTGTATGCCCCACTACGATATTGACAGTGCCTCAGTGCCCAGCTTAGAGGAGCTGAACCAGTTCAGGCAACATGTGACAACTTTGAGGGAAACAAAG GCTTCTAGGCGTGAGGAGTTTGTCAGTATAAAGAGACAGATCATACTGTGTATGGAAGAATTAGACCACACCCCAGACACAAGCTTTGAAAGAGATGTGGTGTGTGAAGACGAAGATGCCTTTTGTTTGTCTTTGGAGAATATTGCAACACTACAAAAGTTGCTACGGCAG CTGGAAATGCGGAAATCACAAAATGAAGCAGTGTGTGAGGGGCTGCGTGCTCAAATCCGAGAGCTCTGGGACAGGTTGCAAATAcctgaagaagaaagagaagctgTGGCCACCGTTATGTCTGGGTCAAAGGCCAAGGTCCGGAAAGCG ctGCAATTAGAAGTGGATCGGTTGGAAgaactgaaaatgcaaaacatGAAGAAAGTGATTGAGGCAATTCGAGTGGAGCTGGTTCAGTACTGGGACCAGTGCTTTTATAGCCAGGAGCAGAGACAAGCTTTTGCCCCTTTCTATGCTG AGGACTACACAGAAAATCTGCTCCAGCTCCACGATGCTGAGATTGTGCAGTTAAAAAACTACTATGAAGTTCACAAGGAACTCTTCGAAGGTGTCCAGAAGTGGGAAGAAACCTGGAGGCTTTTCTTAGAGTTTGAG AGGAAAGCTTCAGATCCAAATCGATTTACAAACCGAGGAGGAAAtcttctaaaagaagaaaaacaacgaGCCAAGCTCCAGAAAATGCTGCCTAAG CTGGAAGAAGAGTTGAAGGCACGAATTGAACTGTGGGAACAGGAACATTCAAAGGCATTTGTGGTGAATGGGCAGAAATTCATGGAGTATGTGGCAGAACAATGGGAGATGCATCGATTGGAGAAAGAGAGAGCCAAGCAGGAAAGA CAACTcaagaacaaaaaacagacagagacagagatgctCTATGGCAGTGCTCCTCGAACACCGAGCAAGCGGCGAGGACTGGCTCCCAACACACCAGGCAAAGCACGTAAG CTGAACACTACCACCATGTCCAATGCTACAGCCAATAGTAGCATTCGGCCTATCTTTGGAGGGACAATCTACCACTCCCCTGTGTCTCGACTTCCTCCTTCTGGCAGCAAG CCAGTTGCTGCTTCCACCTGTTCAGGGAAGAAAACACCCCGTACTGGCAGGCATGGAGCCAACAAGGAGAACCTGGAGCTCAACGGCAGCATCCTGAGTGGTGGGTACCCTGGCTCGGCCCCCCTCCAGCGCAACTTCAGCATTAATTCTGTTGCCAGCACCTATTCTGAGTTTGCG GACAGCCTTCCTCCTGATGAGAATGTCTGTGTGTCTGAAGTTGAGATGGCCTGCCCTACTGCCAAAGAGGTGACAGGAAGGCTGGGAACTGCTTTGTTAAATTGTGTTCAGTTCTGTTACACAGTGCAATGCCCTTTGTTGGGGGTATGCATGTATGAACACACATGCTTGTTGGAATGCTTTCCTCAGCGTTTCTCCCTGGCTCCCATCTCCCCATTCCTGTGCCTACTTTGCCTGAGTTCTTCTACCCCTGCAGTTGCCAGCTGCATTGGAAGTCTGTCTGTTTGTTCCAATGGGTTGGGCTGTCTTTGTCGTGGAGATCTGGAACTTTGCACATGTCACTACTGGGGAGTTGTTCCTGCTCTAGCATCCACGATGAGATGCCCTCTTTACCTACCCTCTCAATCACTACTCTTCTTGAAGCACTATTATTTATTCTTCCTCTGTCTGCCTGCAGCAGTACTACTGTCAACTTAG
- the PRC1 gene encoding protein regulator of cytokinesis 1 isoform X11, with protein MRRSEVLAEESIVCLQKALNHLREIWELIGIPEDQRLQRTEVVKKHIKELLDMMIAEEESLKERLIKSISVCQKELSTLCSELRVEPFQEEGETTILQLEKDLRTQVELMRKQKKERKQELKLLQEQDQELCEILCMPHYDIDSASVPSLEELNQFRQHVTTLRETKASRREEFVSIKRQIILCMEELDHTPDTSFERDVVCEDEDAFCLSLENIATLQKLLRQLEMRKSQNEAVCEGLRAQIRELWDRLQIPEEEREAVATVMSGSKAKVRKALQLEVDRLEELKMQNMKKVIEAIRVELVQYWDQCFYSQEQRQAFAPFYAEDYTENLLQLHDAEIVQLKNYYEVHKELFEGVQKWEETWRLFLEFERKASDPNRFTNRGGNLLKEEKQRAKLQKMLPKLEEELKARIELWEQEHSKAFVVNGQKFMEYVAEQWEMHRLEKERAKQERQLKNKKQTETEMLYGSAPRTPSKRRGLAPNTPGKARKLNTTTMSNATANSSIRPIFGGTIYHSPVSRLPPSGSKPVAASTCSGKKTPRTGRHGANKENLELNGSILSGQPSS; from the exons ATGAGGAGAAG TGAGGTGCTGGCGGAGGAGTCCATAGTATGTCTGCAGAAAGCCCTAAATCACCTTCGGGAAATATGGGAGCTAATTGGGATTCCAGAGGACCAGCGGTTACAAAGAACTGAGGTGGTAAAGAAGCATATCAAG GAACTCCTGGATATGATGATTGCTGAAGAGGAAAGCCTGAAGGAAAGACTCATCAAAAGCATATCCGTCTGTCAAAAAGAGCTGAGCACGCTGTGCAGCGAGTTACGTGTTGAGCCATTTCAG GAAGAAGGAGAGACAACCATCTTGCAACTAGAAAAAGATTTGCGCACCCAGGTGGAATTGATGcgaaaacagaaaaaggagagaaaacaggaacTGAAGCTACTTCAAGAGCAAGATCAAGAACTGTGTGAAATTCTTTGTATGCCCCACTACGATATTGACAGTGCCTCAGTGCCCAGCTTAGAGGAGCTGAACCAGTTCAGGCAACATGTGACAACTTTGAGGGAAACAAAG GCTTCTAGGCGTGAGGAGTTTGTCAGTATAAAGAGACAGATCATACTGTGTATGGAAGAATTAGACCACACCCCAGACACAAGCTTTGAAAGAGATGTGGTGTGTGAAGACGAAGATGCCTTTTGTTTGTCTTTGGAGAATATTGCAACACTACAAAAGTTGCTACGGCAG CTGGAAATGCGGAAATCACAAAATGAAGCAGTGTGTGAGGGGCTGCGTGCTCAAATCCGAGAGCTCTGGGACAGGTTGCAAATAcctgaagaagaaagagaagctgTGGCCACCGTTATGTCTGGGTCAAAGGCCAAGGTCCGGAAAGCG ctGCAATTAGAAGTGGATCGGTTGGAAgaactgaaaatgcaaaacatGAAGAAAGTGATTGAGGCAATTCGAGTGGAGCTGGTTCAGTACTGGGACCAGTGCTTTTATAGCCAGGAGCAGAGACAAGCTTTTGCCCCTTTCTATGCTG AGGACTACACAGAAAATCTGCTCCAGCTCCACGATGCTGAGATTGTGCAGTTAAAAAACTACTATGAAGTTCACAAGGAACTCTTCGAAGGTGTCCAGAAGTGGGAAGAAACCTGGAGGCTTTTCTTAGAGTTTGAG AGGAAAGCTTCAGATCCAAATCGATTTACAAACCGAGGAGGAAAtcttctaaaagaagaaaaacaacgaGCCAAGCTCCAGAAAATGCTGCCTAAG CTGGAAGAAGAGTTGAAGGCACGAATTGAACTGTGGGAACAGGAACATTCAAAGGCATTTGTGGTGAATGGGCAGAAATTCATGGAGTATGTGGCAGAACAATGGGAGATGCATCGATTGGAGAAAGAGAGAGCCAAGCAGGAAAGA CAACTcaagaacaaaaaacagacagagacagagatgctCTATGGCAGTGCTCCTCGAACACCGAGCAAGCGGCGAGGACTGGCTCCCAACACACCAGGCAAAGCACGTAAG CTGAACACTACCACCATGTCCAATGCTACAGCCAATAGTAGCATTCGGCCTATCTTTGGAGGGACAATCTACCACTCCCCTGTGTCTCGACTTCCTCCTTCTGGCAGCAAG CCAGTTGCTGCTTCCACCTGTTCAGGGAAGAAAACACCCCGTACTGGCAGGCATGGAGCCAACAAGGAGAACCTGGAGCTCAACGGCAGCATCCTGAGTG GACAGCCTTCCTCCTGA